The following proteins are co-located in the Micromonospora viridifaciens genome:
- a CDS encoding aspartate aminotransferase family protein, which yields MTADDLLARHRAVLPSWMPLYYAEPIELVSGSGRRVTDAQGRSYLDFFGGVLTNMIGYDIPEIREAVERQLRTGIVHSSTLYLIRQQVELAEKIARVSGIPDARVFFTNSGTEANEAALLVATNYRRSHQILAVRNSYHGRSYAAMGVTGNRSWSASALNPLQVAWLHSGERLRGLLARLDETDRIDAAVEDLHEVLATQTAGDVACLIAEPIQGVGGFVHGPDGLFAAWKKVLDEHGILLISDEVQTGWGRTGEHFWGYQAHGVTPDLLTFAKGIGNGFALAGVVGRAEVLEAVPGISFSTFGGNPISTAAGNAVLEYLLEHDLQANAERVGAILGDGLRAAVADLDCVAEVRGKGLMLGVEFVRPGTTEPDPALTTRVFEACRAGGLLVGKGGLYGNVVRMGPPLTLTEDEAREGLAILVDAIRSCANSEVAA from the coding sequence ATGACCGCCGACGATCTGCTGGCCCGGCACCGGGCCGTGCTCCCGTCCTGGATGCCGCTCTACTACGCCGAACCGATCGAGCTGGTCTCCGGCTCCGGCCGTCGGGTGACCGACGCGCAGGGCCGCAGCTACCTGGACTTCTTCGGTGGCGTGCTGACCAACATGATCGGTTACGACATCCCGGAGATCCGGGAGGCGGTCGAGCGGCAGCTGCGCACCGGGATCGTGCACAGCTCCACGCTCTACCTGATCCGGCAGCAGGTGGAGCTGGCCGAGAAGATCGCCCGGGTCTCCGGCATCCCCGACGCGCGGGTCTTCTTCACCAACTCCGGCACGGAGGCGAACGAGGCGGCGCTGCTGGTCGCCACCAACTACCGCCGTTCGCACCAGATCCTGGCGGTGCGCAACAGCTACCACGGCCGGTCGTACGCGGCGATGGGCGTCACCGGCAACCGGAGCTGGTCGGCCAGCGCGCTCAACCCGCTGCAGGTGGCCTGGCTGCACTCCGGCGAGCGGCTGCGCGGCCTGCTGGCCCGGCTCGACGAGACCGACCGGATCGACGCCGCGGTGGAGGACCTGCACGAGGTGCTCGCCACCCAGACCGCCGGCGACGTGGCCTGCCTGATCGCCGAGCCGATCCAGGGCGTCGGCGGCTTCGTGCACGGCCCGGACGGGCTCTTCGCGGCCTGGAAGAAGGTGCTCGACGAGCACGGCATCCTGCTGATCAGCGACGAGGTGCAGACCGGCTGGGGCCGCACCGGTGAGCACTTCTGGGGCTACCAGGCGCACGGCGTCACCCCGGACCTGCTCACCTTCGCCAAGGGCATCGGCAACGGCTTCGCCCTGGCCGGCGTCGTCGGCCGGGCCGAGGTGCTGGAGGCGGTGCCGGGGATCAGCTTCTCCACCTTCGGCGGCAACCCGATCTCGACGGCCGCCGGCAACGCCGTCCTGGAGTACCTGCTGGAGCACGACCTGCAGGCCAACGCCGAGCGGGTCGGCGCGATCCTCGGCGACGGCCTGCGCGCCGCGGTGGCGGACCTGGACTGTGTCGCCGAGGTACGCGGCAAGGGGCTCATGCTCGGCGTCGAGTTCGTCCGCCCGGGCACCACCGAACCGGACCCGGCGCTCACCACGCGGGTCTTCGAGGCGTGCCGGGCCGGAGGCCTGCTGGTCGGCAAGGGCGGCCTCTACGGCAACGTGGTGCGGATGGGCCCGCCGCTGACGCTGACCGAGGACGAGGCCCGGGAGGGCCTGGCCATCCTGGTCGACGCCATCCGCTCCTGCGCGAACTCGGAGGTGGCGGCGTGA
- a CDS encoding CoA-acylating methylmalonate-semialdehyde dehydrogenase, translating into MSGADGATVIGHFIDGKRVGGDSERRGDVFDPATGRRTALVELASAADVAGAVEAAERAARAWRDASLSKRTAVLFAFRELVNARRDRLAEVITAEHGKVLADAAGEVQRGLEVIEYACGIPSAMRGGFSENVSTEVDSYSLRQPLGVVAVISPFNFPVMVPLWFIPVAIACGNAVVLKPSEKDPSAALLLAEWFTEAGLPDGVLNVVNGDKEAVDALLDHPGVKAVSFVGSTPVARYVHQRASMAGKRVQALGGAKNHMVVLPDADLDLAADAAVNAGFGSAGERCMAISALVAVEPVADALVAKIAERMARLRTGDGRRGCDMGPLVTAAHAERVRSYVESGIAAGAVPVVDGREVTPDGDADGFWLGPTLFDHVTPEMSIYTDEIFGPVLSVVRVGSYDEAVELVNANPYGNGTAIFTNDGGAARRYQHEVEVGMVGVNVPIPVPMAYYSFGGWKASLFGDLHAHGADGVAFYTRGKVVTSRWLDPRHGGVNLGFPTQS; encoded by the coding sequence GTGAGCGGCGCGGACGGTGCGACGGTCATCGGGCACTTCATCGACGGCAAGCGGGTCGGCGGCGACTCCGAGCGGCGCGGCGACGTCTTCGACCCGGCCACCGGCCGGCGTACCGCGCTGGTCGAGCTGGCGTCCGCCGCGGACGTGGCGGGCGCGGTGGAGGCCGCCGAGCGGGCCGCGCGGGCCTGGCGGGACGCGTCGCTGTCGAAGCGGACGGCGGTGCTGTTCGCCTTCCGGGAGCTGGTCAACGCCCGGCGGGACCGGCTCGCCGAGGTGATCACCGCCGAGCACGGCAAGGTGCTCGCGGACGCCGCCGGCGAGGTGCAGCGCGGCCTGGAGGTCATCGAGTACGCCTGCGGCATCCCGTCGGCGATGCGCGGCGGGTTCAGCGAGAACGTCTCCACCGAGGTCGACTCGTACAGCCTGCGGCAGCCGCTGGGCGTGGTGGCGGTGATCTCCCCGTTCAACTTCCCGGTGATGGTGCCGCTCTGGTTCATCCCGGTCGCGATCGCCTGCGGCAACGCCGTGGTGCTCAAGCCCAGCGAGAAGGACCCGAGCGCGGCGCTGCTGCTGGCCGAGTGGTTCACCGAGGCCGGGCTGCCGGACGGCGTGCTCAACGTGGTCAACGGCGACAAGGAGGCGGTCGACGCGCTGCTCGACCACCCGGGCGTCAAGGCGGTGTCGTTCGTCGGCTCCACCCCGGTGGCCCGGTACGTGCACCAGCGCGCCTCGATGGCCGGCAAGCGGGTGCAGGCCCTGGGTGGGGCGAAGAACCACATGGTGGTGCTCCCCGACGCCGACCTGGACCTGGCCGCCGACGCGGCGGTCAACGCCGGCTTCGGCTCGGCGGGGGAGCGGTGCATGGCGATCTCCGCGCTGGTGGCGGTCGAGCCGGTCGCCGACGCGCTGGTCGCGAAGATCGCCGAGCGGATGGCCCGGCTGCGCACCGGCGACGGGCGGCGGGGCTGCGACATGGGACCGCTGGTCACCGCCGCGCACGCCGAGCGGGTCCGGTCCTACGTCGAGTCCGGCATCGCGGCCGGCGCGGTGCCGGTGGTGGACGGGCGCGAGGTGACCCCCGACGGGGACGCCGACGGGTTCTGGCTCGGCCCGACCCTCTTCGACCACGTCACCCCGGAGATGTCGATCTACACCGACGAGATCTTCGGCCCGGTGCTCAGCGTGGTCCGGGTCGGCTCGTACGACGAGGCGGTCGAGCTGGTCAACGCCAACCCGTACGGCAACGGCACGGCGATCTTCACCAACGACGGCGGGGCCGCCCGGCGGTACCAGCACGAGGTGGAGGTCGGCATGGTCGGCGTCAACGTGCCGATCCCGGTGCCGATGGCGTACTACTCGTTCGGTGGCTGGAAGGCGTCGCTCTTCGGTGACCTGCACGCGCACGGCGCCGACGGGGTCGCCTTCTACACCCGCGGCAAGGTGGTCACCAGCCGTTGGCTCGACCCGCGTCACGGCGGGGTCAACCTCGGCTTCCCCACCCAGTCCTGA
- a CDS encoding acyltransferase family protein yields the protein MRRLRQLAERTPAERERYVDLLRALAITMVVLGHWIISVIGRDQAGRPTGHSALGYLPWAWPLTWVLQVMPVFFLVGGYANAAALTAWRSRGGDATCWLIDRSSRLIRPTTALVVILAIGGAAARLSGADPTEIRKVAWFATIPLWFLVAYLVMVPLTPAMYALHRRFGLVVPLVLLGLVALGDLGRILGPANLATANYLFGWLAVHQLGFAWYDARGPSPAEPGRGSGDRPGLHRRRLPTSRRAGAVLLLVGLAALVLLTRVGPYPVAMLNVPGERLNNTAPPSVALLAAATAQLGLILLLQHPARRWLRRSGPWQAVIAVNAVVLTVFLWHLTAAVLLVGLLNALGVLPTPQVGSAAWWAWRVPWLLALAVVLAGLVALFGPIEARTRRHARASTGGPVRTVLVAIGYAGVAAGLLVNSMTGKSVPEPLGLPAPALVAYLAGAGVLRLLRTGWGSRG from the coding sequence ATGCGCCGCCTGCGGCAGCTCGCCGAGCGCACGCCGGCCGAACGGGAGCGCTACGTCGACCTGCTGCGGGCCCTCGCCATCACCATGGTCGTCCTCGGCCACTGGATCATCAGCGTGATCGGGCGGGATCAGGCCGGCCGGCCCACCGGGCACTCCGCGCTGGGCTACCTCCCCTGGGCCTGGCCGCTGACCTGGGTGCTCCAGGTAATGCCGGTTTTCTTCCTGGTCGGCGGATACGCCAACGCCGCCGCACTGACCGCCTGGCGGTCCCGGGGCGGCGACGCCACCTGCTGGCTGATCGACCGCAGCAGCCGGCTGATCCGCCCGACCACCGCGCTGGTGGTGATCCTCGCGATCGGCGGGGCGGCCGCCCGGCTGAGCGGCGCCGACCCCACCGAGATCCGCAAGGTGGCCTGGTTCGCCACCATCCCGCTCTGGTTCCTCGTCGCCTACCTGGTGATGGTCCCGCTGACCCCGGCCATGTACGCGCTGCACCGCCGCTTCGGGCTGGTCGTACCGCTGGTGCTGCTCGGGCTGGTCGCGCTCGGCGACCTGGGCCGGATCCTCGGCCCGGCCAACCTCGCCACCGCCAACTACCTGTTCGGCTGGCTGGCCGTCCACCAGCTCGGTTTCGCCTGGTACGACGCTCGGGGCCCGAGCCCCGCCGAACCGGGTCGGGGCAGCGGCGACCGCCCCGGACTGCACCGCCGGCGGCTGCCCACCTCGCGGCGGGCCGGGGCGGTGCTGCTGCTGGTGGGGCTGGCCGCGCTGGTGCTGTTGACCCGGGTCGGGCCGTATCCCGTGGCGATGCTGAACGTGCCGGGCGAGCGGCTGAACAACACCGCCCCGCCCAGCGTGGCGCTGCTCGCGGCGGCCACCGCGCAGCTCGGGCTGATCCTGTTGCTCCAGCACCCCGCCCGACGGTGGCTGCGCCGCAGCGGCCCCTGGCAGGCGGTGATCGCGGTGAACGCTGTGGTGCTGACCGTGTTCCTCTGGCACCTGACCGCCGCCGTCCTGCTGGTCGGCCTGCTGAACGCGTTGGGCGTGCTGCCCACCCCGCAGGTCGGCTCGGCCGCCTGGTGGGCCTGGCGGGTGCCCTGGCTGCTCGCCCTGGCCGTGGTGCTGGCCGGACTGGTCGCACTGTTCGGCCCGATCGAGGCCCGCACCCGCCGGCATGCCAGGGCGAGCACCGGCGGTCCGGTACGGACCGTGCTGGTGGCGATCGGCTACGCGGGCGTGGCCGCCGGGCTGCTGGTGAACAGCATGACCGGCAAGAGCGTCCCCGAACCACTGGGGCTGCCCGCCCCGGCGCTGGTGGCGTACCTCGCCGGGGCGGGGGTGCTGCGGCTGCTCAGGACTGGGTGGGGAAGCCGAGGTTGA